The Balneola vulgaris DSM 17893 DNA window ACTTCTGGTAATTCTAAAGGAAGGTGAGACTCAGGAATAGCTTTAGCTTCGCCATCAACATGAATAATTGGGAAAGGTTCGCCCCAATATCTCTGACGGGAGAATAACCAATCGCGAAGTTTATAGTTTACAGCTTTCTTCCCTGCACCTTGTTCTTCGAGCCAATCGATAATCTTCTCTTTGGCTTCGTCAATTTCCAAACCATTCAGGAATTCACTGTTAATGGCAGGCCCATTGCCCGTATAGGCCTTCCCTTCAAAGCCCTCTTCAGGTTGAACGGTTCGTACAATCGGTAGATCAAATTTTTCTGCAAACTCCCAATCACGCTCATCCTGTGCTGGTACGGCCATAATAGCACCCGTACCGTAACTGATTAGCACATAGTCCGCAATCCAAATAGGAATTTCCTTTCCATTCGCCGGATTAATCGCATATGCACCTGTAAATACACCAGTCTTCTCTTTCGATAATTCTTGGCGGTCTAAATCTGATTTTAATTCAGACTGAGCTTTATACTCGGCTACGGCATCTTTATGCTCTTCCGTTGTAATCTCTTCAACTAAATGATGTTCTGGAGCTATTACCATATAAGTAGCACCAAAAATGGTATCTGGGCGCGTTGTAAATACAGTCAGTTTGTCTTCAAAACCTTGAATCTGGAAATCAACTTCAGCACCAATAGATTTCCCAATCCAGTTGCGTTGCATTTCTTTCAGTGAATCTGGCCAGTCTAGATCTTCTAAATCTTCAAGAAGTCGCTCAGCGTATTCTGTGATTTTTAAAACCCACTGCCGCATCGGTTTTCTAACTACTGGATACCCACCAACTTCACTCTTACCATCAATTACTTCTTCATTGGCTAACACTGTTCCTAACTCAGGACACCAGTTTACAGCCACTTCATCTTCATAAGCTAAACCGCGTTCAAATAACTTTAAAAAGATCCATTGAGTCCATTTAAAGTAATTTGGGTCAGTGGTATTTACTTCACGATCCCAATCATAACTAAAACCAATCGCTTGAAGCTGCTCACGGAATTTGTTGATATTTCTTTCGGTCGTAATTCGAGGATGCGTCCCTGTTTTTACCGCATACTGCTCGGCTGGTAGTCCAAAAGCATCCCATCCGATTGGATGAAGAACGTTAAATCCTTTCATTCGCTTATAGCGCGCAATGATATCCGTAGCTGTATAACCTTCAGGATGCCCTACATGTAAGCCCGCACCACTTGGGTAAGGAAACATATCCAATACGTAATACTTGGGTTTCGACTTATCTGTTGGGGTCTTAAAAGTCTTATTTTCTAGCCAGTATTTTTGCCATTTGGTTTCTATGGCGGATGGATCGTAGGAATGCATTTAGATGATTTTATTTCAAAATTCGTATCTCCATAAGATAAAACAATCCTACTAAACCTTTGGAATAGTTTTGTGATAAAAATGGCACCAATCTATACTCTTTTACAATCTTAATAGGTAAGGCATCTTAGAATTTCTTTCTTTTAGGTGAGTTTTTAAATCAATTGAATTATGAAAAGAACGAATATTTTCCTCTCACTTATTTTAGCAGTTATAATGAGTCTACCATCGGCTCAAGCTACGAGCTTCAATTCGTCTATTGAAGACCTTATAACCGTATATAGGGCAGACTATGGGGCCTTATCTCGTAAGTACGCAGTTCAACCTTCTACAGAATATTTTGAGCGCTTTGATACCTTTTATGATACATGGCTCAACAAGCTTGATGACATCAACTTCAATAGCCTCTCTCAAGCTCAAAAAGTAGATTATCTCCTTTTTAAAAATGAACTCTCTAAAGAGCAATACTTTCTCCAAGCTGAAGAGAAAAGATATGCCGCTATTCTAAATTATTTACCAAACACTGCCCCCATCCTTGAGTTCATAAATAAACGACGAGTAGGAACTTCTATGGATGGCAAAGAGGTAGCTACCCTTTTTAACACTTGGACTCAATCAGTTACTGCTAAACATGAAGCACTTAAAAACTCAGAGTTATTGGCTAAACGAGAAGCTCAGTATCTCTCTAGAACCATAAATGCATTGCAAAAAGGTATTGAAGAAGCCTACGGCTTTTACTTCGGCTATGATCCTGATTTCACCTGGTGGGTGGAAGGCCCACATGCCACATTGAAATCTACGTTTGATAAATACGCTGAAAGTGCCGCCAAGCACTTCGATGGAAAGGCTGAAGCTGTAGATAAAAGTGGAATTGTAGGAAGTCCAATTGGGCGAGAAGAAATCATCAAACGTCTTCAATTTGAAATGATTTCCTATACTCCTGAAGAATTGATTGCCATTGCAGAAAAACAGTATGAATGGACCTACAGTGAAATGATAAAAGCTTCTAAGGAACTGGGATTCGGAAATAATTGGAAAGAAGCCTTAGAGCATGTAAAAACAACCTATGTACCCGAAGGTGAGCAACCTGCCTTGGTAAAAGTTCTAGCTGAAGAAGCCGTAGATTTCCTAGAAAACAAAGATCTTGTAACGGTACCCGAATTAGCCAAAGAAACATGGCGAATGGTGATGCTAAGTCCTGAGTGGCAAAAAATAGCACCCTTCTTTTTAGGTGGAGAAACCGTGCGTATTGCATACCCCACCAATACCATGTCGCATGACGAAAAGATGATGAGCATGAGGGGTAATAACCCACACTTTTCTAAAGCGGTAGTACATCACGAATTAATTCCTGGGCATCATTTACAACAGTTTATGAACCAACGATATGAAACCCATCGCCGACTATTTGGCACTCCTTTTTGGACAGAAGGCTGGGCTTTGTATTGGGAGTTTGTACTTTGGAACAAAGGATTTCCTAATTCACCCGAGGATAAAATCGGTATGCTGTACTGGCGAATGCACCGTGCAGCTCGAATTGTATTCTCACTTAATTATCACTTAGGGAAATGGACCCCTCAGCAGTGCATCGATTACTTAGTTGAGAATGTTGGCCATGAATATGCGAATGCCGAAGCCGAAGTTCGCCGTTCTTTTGAAGGAAACTATGGTCCATTATATCAAATTGCGTACATGGTAGGTGCTATGCAGTTTTACTCACTTCGCATGGAAGTAGTTGATAGCGGTAACATGCCTGAGAAAGCGTTTCATGAT harbors:
- a CDS encoding DUF885 family protein translates to MKRTNIFLSLILAVIMSLPSAQATSFNSSIEDLITVYRADYGALSRKYAVQPSTEYFERFDTFYDTWLNKLDDINFNSLSQAQKVDYLLFKNELSKEQYFLQAEEKRYAAILNYLPNTAPILEFINKRRVGTSMDGKEVATLFNTWTQSVTAKHEALKNSELLAKREAQYLSRTINALQKGIEEAYGFYFGYDPDFTWWVEGPHATLKSTFDKYAESAAKHFDGKAEAVDKSGIVGSPIGREEIIKRLQFEMISYTPEELIAIAEKQYEWTYSEMIKASKELGFGNNWKEALEHVKTTYVPEGEQPALVKVLAEEAVDFLENKDLVTVPELAKETWRMVMLSPEWQKIAPFFLGGETVRIAYPTNTMSHDEKMMSMRGNNPHFSKAVVHHELIPGHHLQQFMNQRYETHRRLFGTPFWTEGWALYWEFVLWNKGFPNSPEDKIGMLYWRMHRAARIVFSLNYHLGKWTPQQCIDYLVENVGHEYANAEAEVRRSFEGNYGPLYQIAYMVGAMQFYSLRMEVVDSGNMPEKAFHDAILQQNSIPVAMVKALLTNQKLSKDFTSNWEFGNYLDGI
- the leuS gene encoding leucine--tRNA ligase, coding for MHSYDPSAIETKWQKYWLENKTFKTPTDKSKPKYYVLDMFPYPSGAGLHVGHPEGYTATDIIARYKRMKGFNVLHPIGWDAFGLPAEQYAVKTGTHPRITTERNINKFREQLQAIGFSYDWDREVNTTDPNYFKWTQWIFLKLFERGLAYEDEVAVNWCPELGTVLANEEVIDGKSEVGGYPVVRKPMRQWVLKITEYAERLLEDLEDLDWPDSLKEMQRNWIGKSIGAEVDFQIQGFEDKLTVFTTRPDTIFGATYMVIAPEHHLVEEITTEEHKDAVAEYKAQSELKSDLDRQELSKEKTGVFTGAYAINPANGKEIPIWIADYVLISYGTGAIMAVPAQDERDWEFAEKFDLPIVRTVQPEEGFEGKAYTGNGPAINSEFLNGLEIDEAKEKIIDWLEEQGAGKKAVNYKLRDWLFSRQRYWGEPFPIIHVDGEAKAIPESHLPLELPEVEKYEPTGTGEPPLANAKQWVNTTDPDTGKPALRETNTMPQWAGSCWYYLRYISPDFDGGPVDPDYEKYWMPVDLYVGGAEHAVLHLLYARFWHKVLFDCGILSTKEPFQKLVNQGMILGEMEYTGYKKDGQWISANEADEEALPIKLSDDQVEKKGDGFVIKGTKLRIDARAHKMSKSRGNVINPDHIIDEYGADSLRLYEMFMGPLEQVKPWSTKGVEGVNRFLNRVWRLLINDQTGELNAKVVDKVPSKEQLKALHEAIKKVSEDIEEMRFNTAISALMIFTNEAYSWDEISKEVASTFIQLLAPFAPHISEELWVLLGNEKGIAYQQWPAFNEEYLKEDSVTYPVQINGKVRSNLSVPADKAMDKDFVLGLAKQDEKVKDYLDGATIIKEIFVPQRIINIVIKPS